AACAGCTGGTGATCTATATTTCCATGGGATTCGGCAACCCCTACGGCGATCCGTATGATGCCGGTACGGTATTGTACTGGGCGAACACCTTTGCCGAGCTGGAAGTGCCGGTGGTTTCCCTGGCCGATACCGTGGGTGTGGCGCAACCGGCAGGTATCGCGGAACTTTTCTCCAAACTCATTCCCGCTTACCCGGAGATCGAGTTTGGCGCACATTTTCATTCCACTCCGCAGACCTGGGAGGAAAAGATAGCGGCGGCTTACGATAACGGCTGCCGGCGTTTCGACAGTGCCATTCGCGGTATCGGCGGCTGCCCCATGGCGCAGGATGACCTGGTGGGGAATATCGCCACCGAGAACCTGGCGGCTTTCTGCCATACCCGCAAGATTGCGCTGCCGGTGAACGAGGAAAAACTGATGGCCGCCGCCCTGCTGGCAGACCAGATATTTCTGCATTAAGGTATTTTGATACTTTTGCAGCATGAACTTTCGCCTGACCTTTCCCGTTGCTCCCCTGGAGCCAGCTATTCAGTATAGCGACAAACTGCTGCTTTCCGGTTCCTGCTTTGCGGAAGAGATCGGCGCACTGCTGCAGCAGCACAAGTTCAACACCCTCATGAATCCCAACGGCATCCTCTTTAACCCGCTGAGCATTGCGCAAAGCATGCAAAGTTACCTGGACGGGAAGCAGTATGGGAAGGAAGACCTCTTTCTGCATGAGGACCTCTGGCACAGCTGGGACCATCATTCCCGGTTTTCCACGCCCACCCCGGAGGAAACCCTCCGCGCCATCAACCAGTCACAGACCGCTGCCAGCCAGCGCCTGAAAGAAGCAGACTGGCTGATCATCACCCTGGGTTCCGCTTTTGTGTACCAGCTGAAAGAAAACAACAGGATCGTTGCCAATTGTCATAGAGTGCCGGATGCAGCTTTCTATAAAAGACTGCTGACGGCGGACGAAATCATTGCAGCGCTGGATAATATGATGCACCGGCTGTTCTTTTCCAACCGGAAGGTGAACATCCTGTTCACCGTTAGCCCTGTCCGGTATGTACGCGATGGGGTGGTGGAGAACAACCTGGGCAAGGCTGTACTGTTGCAGGCCGTGCATCACCTGGTGAATAAATTCGACCGGCTTTTTTATTTCCCTGCATACGAGCTGGTGATAGATGATCTGCGGGATTACCGTTTTTACAAGGAAGACCTGGTGCATCCCAACGATCTGGCCATCCGTTATGTCTGGGACCATTTCACGGCCGCCTGCCTGCATCCCGAAGGGCAGGCTTTGCTGGCGCAGGTGAAGGACCTGCTCAGGGCAAGGCAGCACCGGCCGTTTAACCCCCAAACCCCGCAGCACCGGCAGTTCCTGGCGGCCTATCTGAAAAAAGCACAGGCATTGGCGGCGGCGCATCCGTTCCTGGACCTGCGGGAGGAGTTGGGATATTTTGACGAGCAGTAGTGCTTAAAAAAAGGGATGCATCTGTTACAATACATCCCCTTCAAACATAAAGCGTAGCGCCTAACGGCTTCAGGGATTCTGCGTGAGATTCTTGTTCACCAGTCTTTCCCTGTTCGGAATAAAGAATATCACCCTGTCGTCAGTGGGCAATATGGTTTGTGTGATGTCGGTATTGGGGGTGTTGTTCAGCGCATGCGTGCCGGGGTAGTTCCGTTCCAGCGGCCTGTTGTTCCGGAAGAGGTCATACGCCCGGTGCCCTTCAAAGGCAAG
This genomic stretch from Chitinophaga sp. XS-30 harbors:
- a CDS encoding hydroxymethylglutaryl-CoA lyase, yielding MLKFIECPRDAMQGWPTQISTADKVRYLNVLLDVGFDTLDFGSFVSAKAIPQMADTAEVLKGLQPAGKTKLLAIVANVRGAEDAVSHDAIHYLGFPFSISETFQLRNTNKTIAEALEQVQTIQELCVKNSKQLVIYISMGFGNPYGDPYDAGTVLYWANTFAELEVPVVSLADTVGVAQPAGIAELFSKLIPAYPEIEFGAHFHSTPQTWEEKIAAAYDNGCRRFDSAIRGIGGCPMAQDDLVGNIATENLAAFCHTRKIALPVNEEKLMAAALLADQIFLH
- a CDS encoding GSCFA domain-containing protein produces the protein MNFRLTFPVAPLEPAIQYSDKLLLSGSCFAEEIGALLQQHKFNTLMNPNGILFNPLSIAQSMQSYLDGKQYGKEDLFLHEDLWHSWDHHSRFSTPTPEETLRAINQSQTAASQRLKEADWLIITLGSAFVYQLKENNRIVANCHRVPDAAFYKRLLTADEIIAALDNMMHRLFFSNRKVNILFTVSPVRYVRDGVVENNLGKAVLLQAVHHLVNKFDRLFYFPAYELVIDDLRDYRFYKEDLVHPNDLAIRYVWDHFTAACLHPEGQALLAQVKDLLRARQHRPFNPQTPQHRQFLAAYLKKAQALAAAHPFLDLREELGYFDEQ